One genomic region from Pecten maximus chromosome 5, xPecMax1.1, whole genome shotgun sequence encodes:
- the LOC117327272 gene encoding frizzled-9-like, with protein MNAFFEMYVWILSVLFVVCYAVPGSVHGISPFDTRPHYQRCERITIPMCLDMKYNLTRMPNLVGHHNQKDAAIQIHQFLPLVQLSCSRLLRFFLCSLFAPMCTEMGDETFIIPVCRSMCIEVRTKCEPLLSRFSFEWPPMLDCSKLPNKDDRTPINLCMEAPNVTSDHEFDSGMFGSEAESAEWWKILESWREKKMPNYDDNNSKTKLVRVTKPPPYKCPDRYVHVEKIDRNNSCAPKCNIDVFFRQEDKRFAEIWTIVWASFCCLSTVMTFLTFVIDTSRFKYPERPIIFLSMCYAIYSMAFMIRAITGPNAISCDKTRDGTEFLIQEGLESTWCIIVFLILYFFGMASSLWWVILTVTWFLAAGRKWGQEAIEALSSYFHLAAWAIPAIKTIIILTMRRVDGDELTGLCFVGNQDPAALTGFVLAPLIVYLITGTLFILAGFVALFRIRNNLKMDGSSNIRKLEKLMAKIGVFSVLYTVPATCVIGCYFYERVHFPIWTKQSMDTPCRLSKNHKDCTLDKSIPTVEVYMLKIFMSLVVGITSGMWIWSSKTAKSWSNFCSRRFTRRKSNFNGAGTAGYHQAPVIVMKSQHGQKYVPKPSGSRV; from the coding sequence ATGAATGCATTCTTCGAAATGTATGTGTGGATTTTAAGTGTTCTTTTTGTCGTCTGCTACGCTGTCCCGGGCTCGGTCCACGGTATATCGCCGTTTGACACACGACCCCACTATCAAAGATGCGAGAGAATAACAATTCCGATGTGTTTGGATATGAAATACAATTTGACTCGCATGCCAAATCTTGTCGGACATCATAACCAAAAGGATGCAGCTATCCAAATTCATCAATTTTTACCACTGGTACAACTAAGCTGCTCCAGACTGTTACGTTTTTTCCTGTGCTCACTGTTTGCTCCAATGTGTACTGAAATGGGGGACGAGACATTTATCATACCTGTCTGTCGTTCCATGTGTATTGAGGTACGTACGAAGTGTGAACCTTTACTTAGCAGGTTCAGTTTCGAGTGGCCACCAATGTTAGACTGTTCAAAACTACCGAACAAGGACGATCGGACACCTATTAATCTGTGCATGGAGGCTCCGAATGTCACCTCTGATCACGAATTTGACTCGGGTATGTTCGGGTCGGAAGCTGAAAGTGCTGAATGGTGGAAGATATTAGAGAGTTGGAGAGAGAAAAAGATGCCAAATTATGACGATAACAATTCCAAGACGAAACTTGTTCGGGTGACTAAACCTCCGCCGTACAAGTGTCCCGACCGATACGTGCACGTGGAAAAAATAGACAGGAATAACTCGTGTGCTCCTAAGTGCAACATTGACGTTTTCTTCCGCCAAGAAGACAAACGATTTGCGGAAATTTGGACCATTGTTTGGGCTTCTTTCTGCTGTCTATCAACAGTCATGACATTCCTTACGTTTGTCATCGACACCAGTAGATTTAAATATCCTGAGAGACCCATCATATTCTTGTCCATGTGCTATGCTATATACTCCATGGCGTTTATGATCCGTGCCATCACAGGTCCTAACGCTATTTCTTGTGATAAAACTCGAGATGGGACGGAATTCTTGATTCAGGAGGGACTGGAGAGTACGTGGTGTATTATAGTGTTTTTAATCTTGTACTTCTTTGGGATGGCGAGTTCGCTGTGGTGGGTGATTCTGACTGTCACATGGTTCTTGGCAGCCGGTAGGAAGTGGGGCCAGGAAGCTATAGAAGCCCTTAGTAGCTACTTCCACTTGGCTGCCTGGGCCATACCCGCTATAAAGACCATTATTATACTTACAATGCGTCGTGTTGATGGGGACGAACTGACCGGTCTCTGTTTCGTAGGCAACCAGGATCCAGCAGCTTTAACTGGTTTTGTTTTAGCGCCGTtaattgtatatttaattaCAGGCACACTCTTTATTTTAGCTGGATTCGTTGCTTTGTTCCGTATCAGAAACAATTTGAAAATGGACGGAAGTTCAAATATtagaaaacttgaaaaattaATGGCCAAAATTGGTGTTTTCTCTGTCTTGTATACTGTGCCAGCAACGTGTGTTATTGGGTGTTATTTCTATGAACGGGTACACTTTCCCATATGGACAAAGCAGTCAATGGACACGCCATGTCGTTTGTCCAAAAACCACAAAGACTGCACACTGGACAAATCCATACCTACAGTGGAGGTTTACATGTTGAAAATATTCATGTCACTCGTTGTAGGAATCACGAGTGGGATGTGGATTTGGAGTTCAAAAACTGCAAAATCTTGGAGTAACTTTTGTTCACGGAGATTCACAAGGCGGAAGTCCAATTTTAATGGTGCAGGAACTGCGGGGTACCACCAGGCACCTGTCATAGTGATGAAATCACAACACGGCCAAAAGTATGTACCCAAACCGAGCGGATCACGGGTGTAA